In Onychomys torridus chromosome 15, mOncTor1.1, whole genome shotgun sequence, the following proteins share a genomic window:
- the LOC118596393 gene encoding zinc finger protein 58-like — protein sequence MEEMLSFRDVAIDFSAEEWECLDLAQWNLYRDVMLENYSNLVFLGLASCKPYLVTFLEQRQGPSDVKRQAAAAVHPGGTPYKCQEFDKAFDWNSLLIQHQRIHPVEKPYKCEECGKVFSVHSALSIHQRIHTGEKPYKCEECGKAFSTRSALYIHKKIHSGEKPYKCEECAKAFYFPSLLKQHQRTHSAENLCKCEECGKAFYLPSFLKQHQRIHSAENPYRCEECGKAFSYPSTLKQHQRIHSGEKPYRCEECGKAFRRSTYFHQHQRIHTGEKPYQCEECGKTFYYRSNLKGHQIIHSGVKPYKCEVCGSMFRTSSDLSKHQRIHAEVKLYSCEECGKAFSTHSYLIRHKLGHSREKPYKCDECGKTFCYPSILKEHQRIHSGVKPYSCEICGSMFRTRSELSKHQRIHAEVKLYNCEECGKAFSTHSYLMRHRLGHSGEKPYKCEECGKSYSYPSLLKEHQRIHSQNPYKCEVCGKVFCTRSGRSKHQRIHSGEKPYKCEECGKAFSTHSYLTLHKLLHNEEKPYKWEECGEVFYTC from the exons ATGGAG gAAATGCTGTCATTTAGGGATGTGGCCATTGATTTCTCTGcagaggagtgggaatgcctggaCCTTGCTCAGTGGAATTTGTATAgggatgtgatgttggagaattacagcaacctTGTGTTCTTGG GTCTTGCTTCCTGTAAGCCATACCTGGTCACATTTCTGGAACAAAGACAAGGGCCTTCAGATGTGAAAAGACAAGCGGCAGCTGCCGTGCACCCAG GGGGAACACCATATAAATGTCAAGAATTTGACAAGGCCTTTGATTGGAACTCACTCCTTATTCAACACCAGAGAATTCATCCTGTggagaaaccctacaagtgtgaagaatgtgggaAGGTCTTTAGTGTTCACTCAGCACTTTCTATAcaccagagaattcatacaggagagaaaccctacaagtgtgagGAATGTGGCAAAGCCTTCAGTACTCGGTCAGCACTTTATATACACAAGAAAATTCAttctggagaaaaaccttacaagtGTGAGGAATGTGCAAAAGCATTTTATTTCCCTTCATTGCTTAAGCAACATCAAAGAACTCATTCTGCAGAGAATCTCtgcaagtgtgaagaatgtggcaaagcctttTATTTACCCTCATTCCTTAAgcaacatcaaagaattcattctgCAGAGAATCCTTACAGGTGTGaagaatgtggtaaagccttttccTACCCCTCAACCCTAAAgcaacatcaaagaattcattctggagagaaaccataccgTTGTGAAGAATGTGGGAAAGCATTCCGTAGATCTACATACTTTCACCAACaccaaagaattcatactggagagaaaccctaccaGTGTGAAGAATGTGGGAAAACGTTTTACTATCGTTCAAACCTGAAGGGGCATCAAATTATCCATTCTGGAGtgaaaccctacaagtgtgaagtATGTGGCAGCATGTTTAGAACTAGCTCAGACCTTTCTAAGCACCAGAGAATTCATGCTGAGGTGAAACTCTACAGCTGTGAGGAATGTGGAAAAGCCTTTTCTACTCATTCATACCTCATTCGACACAAATTGGGCCATTCTAGAGAGAAACCATACAAATGTGATGAATGTGGCAAAACATTTTGTTATCCTTCAATCCTTAAGgaacatcaaagaattcattctgGAGTGAAACCATACAGTTGTGAAATATGTGGCAGTATGTTTAGAACTCGCTCAGAACTTTCTAAACACCAAAGAATTCATGCTGAAGTGAAACTCTATAATTGTGAGGAATGTGGAAAAGCCTTTTCTACTCACTCATACCTTATGAGGCACAGACTTggtcattctggagagaaaccctacaaatgtgaaGAATGTGGGAAATCATATAGCTACCCTTCACTCCTTAAGgaacatcaaagaattcattctCAAAATCCCTACAAGTGTGAAGTGTGTGGGAAGGTCTTTTGTACTCGCTCAGGACGTTCTAAACACCAGAGAAttcatagtggagagaaaccctacaagtgtgaagaatgtggaaaAGCCTTTTCTACTCATTCATACCTTACTCTACACAAATTACTCCATAATgaagagaaaccttacaaatgggAAGAATGTGGCGAAGTATTTTATACTTGCTGA
- the LOC118596397 gene encoding zinc finger protein 58-like, with protein sequence MEEMLSFWDVAVDFSPEERECLEPAQWNLYRDVMLENYSNLDFLGLVLSKPHLVTFLEQKQGPMGVKRQEAATVHAGKTANKHKNYSKAFYCNSLLIQHQTNIQETPYKCEECGKAFRIRSRLSIHQRIHTGEKSYKCEECGKAFNTQSKLSVHQRIHTGEKPYKCEECGKAFSTHSTRYRHRKNHTGEKPYKCKECAKVFSYPSLLKVHQRIHSAEKSYKCEECGKLFYCPLLLKKHQIIHSAEKPYKCAECGKAFHYPSLLKRHQRIHSGKKPYKCKDCDKAFYSSAFLKRHQRIHSEENSYKCEECGRRFYSFPHLQDHQRIHSGEKPYKCEECGKTFSTLSYLPWHKLRHSGEKSYKCEICGKMFYSTLDLKKHQKIHTYKCRECHYAFPNHSALTEHQRVHTGEKPHICEQCGKVFSRLDSLNQHQIVHTGEKPYKCEKCGKSFFRSSSLRRHKGIHS encoded by the exons ATGGAG GAAATGCTGTCCTTCTGGGATGTGGCCGTTGATTTCTCTCCAGAAGAGAGGGAATGCCTGGAGCCTGCTCAGTGGAATCTGTACagggatgtgatgctggagaattacagcaacctTGATTTCCTGG GTCTAGTTCTCTCTAAGCCACACCTGGTGACCTTCCTGGAGCAAAAACAAGGGCCCATGGGTGTGAAGAGACAAGAGGCAGCCactgtgcatgcag GAAAAACAgccaataaacataaaaattacagCAAGGCCTTTTATTGTAATTCACTGCTTATTCAACACCAGACAAATATACAGGAGACCCCCTACAAATGTGaagaatgtggtaaagcctttcgTATTCGCTCAAGACTTTCTATACaccagagaattcatactggagaaaaatcctacaagtgtgaagaatgtggtaAGGCCTTTAATACTCAATCAAAACTTTCTGTACaccagagaattcatactggagaaaaaccctacaagtgtgaagaatgtggtaAGGCCTTTAGTACTCACTCAACACGTTATAGACACCGGAAAaatcatactggagaaaaaccctacaaGTGTAAAGAATGTGCCAAAGTATTTTCCTACCCTTCATTACTTAAGGTACACCAAAGAATTCATTCTGCAGAGAAAtcctacaagtgtgaagaatgtggaaaATTATTTTACTGTCCTTTATTGCTTAAGAAACATCAAATAATTCATTctgcagagaaaccctacaagtgtgcAGAGTGTGGCAAAGCATTTCACTATCCTTCATTGCTTAAGCGGcatcaaagaattcattctgGAAAGAAACCCTATAAGTGTAAAGACTGTGACAAGGCATTTTACTCCTCTGCATTCCTCAAGCGTCATCAGAGAATTCATTCAGAAGAGAATtcctacaagtgtgaagaatgtggcagAAGGTTTTACTCTTTTCCACACCTTCAGGATCACCAAAGAAtccattctggagagaaaccatacaaaTGTGAAGAATGTGGGAAAACATTTTCTACTCTCTCATATCTTCCTTGGCACAAATTGCGTCATTCTGGGGAGAAATCTTATAAATGTGAAATATGTGGCAAAATGTTTTACTCTACTTTAGACcttaaaaaacaccaaaaaatccATACATATAAGTGTAGGGAATGCCACTATGCCTTTCCAAATCACTCAGCCCTTACTGAACACCAGAgagttcacactggagagaaaccccatATATGTGAACAGTGTGGAAAAGTGTTTTCTAGGCTTGATAGCCTCAATCAACACCAGAttgttcatactggagagaaaccctataaatgtgaAAAGTGTGGGAAAAGTTTTTTCCGATCTTCATCCCTTAGAAGACATAAAGGGATTCATTCTTAA